A single genomic interval of Rhizobiales bacterium GAS188 harbors:
- a CDS encoding Transposase (or an inactivated derivative) → MTTVSFARHQFPPAVIRHAVWLYARFTLSYRDVEELLAERGLDISYETVRRWVLKFGPFFARELRRRRSRPTSQWHLDEMVVMISGKQFWLWRAVDSEGEVLDLLVQRRRNTTAAMKLMRKLLKKQGFAPEVLVTDQLRSYGAAKSELGLSARHEQGLRKNNRAENSHQPIRRREFKMQRFKSPGSAQRFLSVHAAVHNTFTTQRHLTSRNALRILRGAASATWRTATAA, encoded by the coding sequence ATGACAACCGTCTCGTTCGCTCGTCACCAATTTCCTCCGGCGGTCATCCGCCATGCAGTTTGGCTTTATGCCCGGTTCACGCTCAGCTATCGCGACGTTGAGGAACTCCTCGCAGAGCGCGGTCTCGACATTTCCTACGAGACCGTCAGACGCTGGGTGCTGAAGTTCGGACCGTTTTTTGCTCGAGAGCTTCGCCGCCGTCGCTCCCGCCCGACCTCGCAATGGCATCTCGACGAGATGGTCGTGATGATCAGCGGCAAGCAGTTCTGGCTCTGGCGAGCGGTGGACAGTGAGGGCGAGGTTCTCGACCTGCTCGTGCAACGACGACGCAACACGACCGCAGCTATGAAGCTGATGCGCAAACTGCTGAAAAAGCAAGGCTTCGCGCCCGAGGTGCTCGTGACTGACCAGCTGAGATCCTACGGAGCTGCGAAGTCGGAGCTCGGCCTCTCCGCTCGTCATGAGCAAGGGCTGCGCAAGAACAATCGAGCCGAGAACTCGCACCAGCCAATACGACGTCGCGAGTTCAAGATGCAAAGGTTCAAGTCGCCCGGCTCAGCTCAGCGCTTTCTGTCGGTTCATGCCGCCGTCCACAACACCTTCACCACCCAGCGCCACCTGACATCCCGGAACGCCCTCCGCATCCTCAGAGGCGCGGCATCGGCCACTTGGAGAACGGCAACGGCGGCATGA
- a CDS encoding Endonuclease YncB, thermonuclease family (manually curated), with translation MRLPHASRRALAVFCAAFAASSAEARQAAPAAVAIPQADLSLETGDTWVQAGRRMRLYGVQACLRGTSYVNAAGASGDCGEASLAYLAAVIRDLKPSCTPIAQTAAETVVVCSADLAGSTLDLGTILTTQGYAFAAFGPDNRPVYMPYLVAELVAKKARSGLWAARSFSHPNQMLSHVIQR, from the coding sequence GTGCGACTTCCCCACGCCTCCCGGCGCGCCCTGGCTGTCTTCTGCGCTGCCTTCGCAGCTTCATCCGCCGAAGCACGGCAAGCCGCTCCAGCAGCTGTCGCGATCCCCCAAGCGGACCTCTCCTTGGAAACCGGAGACACCTGGGTGCAGGCCGGCCGGCGGATGCGCCTATACGGCGTGCAGGCCTGCCTGCGTGGCACCAGCTATGTGAACGCGGCCGGCGCCAGCGGCGACTGCGGCGAGGCGTCCCTCGCCTATCTTGCGGCCGTGATCCGGGATCTCAAGCCGAGCTGCACGCCGATCGCTCAGACCGCGGCGGAGACCGTCGTCGTCTGCTCGGCCGACCTCGCCGGATCGACGCTCGACCTCGGCACCATCCTCACAACTCAGGGCTACGCCTTCGCGGCGTTCGGTCCAGACAACCGGCCCGTCTATATGCCCTACCTGGTTGCCGAGCTCGTCGCCAAGAAGGCGCGCAGCGGCCTATGGGCCGCTCGCAGCTTCTCGCATCCGAACCAGATGCTCTCGCATGTGATCCAGCGCTGA
- a CDS encoding Helix-turn-helix domain-containing protein translates to MAGQHSFAELGVRMKPEAAPKAEAEPPRLVEAMDLAEVRVALNLSKEEIAQTLEIEQAWVAKVEKRADMYVSTLRRFIAAMGGELEIVARFADHSTKIKIFAESRLSTRARDVLRELLGPDADLDRPEIVAQATEAGLKEILGCGVALRREIRQWLSAREAALAHLAGSAPADHSRPPGNEARPS, encoded by the coding sequence ATGGCGGGTCAGCATTCATTCGCGGAGTTAGGCGTCCGCATGAAGCCGGAGGCGGCGCCGAAGGCCGAAGCCGAGCCGCCGCGGCTTGTGGAGGCAATGGACCTTGCCGAAGTGCGGGTGGCCTTGAACCTGTCGAAGGAGGAGATCGCCCAGACGCTTGAGATCGAACAAGCATGGGTCGCTAAGGTCGAGAAGCGCGCGGACATGTATGTCAGCACCTTGCGCCGCTTCATCGCGGCGATGGGCGGCGAGTTGGAAATCGTCGCGCGATTCGCCGATCACTCGACCAAGATCAAGATCTTTGCCGAATCGCGCTTGAGCACGCGGGCGCGAGACGTGCTGCGCGAGCTTCTCGGACCGGATGCCGATCTCGACCGGCCCGAGATCGTGGCGCAGGCCACTGAGGCAGGCCTGAAGGAGATCTTGGGCTGCGGCGTGGCCCTACGTCGGGAAATCCGCCAATGGCTCTCGGCCCGGGAAGCCGCGCTTGCGCATCTTGCGGGCTCGGCGCCGGCCGATCATTCGCGGCCACCCGGAAACGAGGCCCGTCCAAGCTGA
- a CDS encoding Transglycosylase SLT domain-containing protein, with product MLQRSLIVGFAIAANFATASECPSGDTLLQNNTPLANLCPNGFGQFHPGSIAQAMQNQPQNVSMITAAAEQNGVPVDLALAVSYHESEGFNSCAGSQTGVKGPMQLTQATAGGLGFNRDINDQNIQGGMAVLGQAVKACGSTNYSCLAARYNGSNAAEQAGWARGVAAADTQLQNNPNLVASACSGDCSIDNVGDFPNSPSPDETTSNLTA from the coding sequence ATGCTGCAACGTTCCCTTATTGTCGGGTTTGCTATTGCCGCTAACTTCGCTACGGCGAGCGAGTGCCCAAGTGGGGACACGCTTTTGCAGAACAACACGCCCCTTGCCAATTTGTGCCCCAACGGTTTTGGCCAATTTCATCCTGGGTCAATCGCCCAGGCAATGCAGAATCAGCCTCAAAATGTTTCCATGATTACGGCGGCCGCGGAACAAAATGGGGTGCCGGTCGATTTGGCGTTGGCCGTTTCGTACCACGAATCAGAGGGCTTTAACTCTTGCGCTGGATCACAAACAGGTGTGAAGGGACCTATGCAGCTTACGCAGGCGACAGCGGGGGGCCTGGGGTTTAATCGGGATATAAACGACCAAAACATCCAAGGTGGCATGGCCGTGCTCGGTCAAGCGGTCAAAGCCTGCGGCTCTACAAACTATAGCTGCTTGGCCGCGCGGTATAATGGCTCCAATGCTGCAGAACAGGCTGGTTGGGCGCGAGGCGTAGCAGCGGCCGACACGCAATTGCAAAACAATCCGAATCTGGTTGCGTCCGCATGCTCCGGCGATTGCAGCATCGACAACGTTGGGGACTTCCCGAACTCGCCGTCACCGGACGAGACAACGTCAAATCTCACCGCATGA
- a CDS encoding bifunctional non-homologous end joining protein LigD, protein MARLPKKPRVLRRKIDEASRVASRTIARHQDLRQGGPLDVSPTWIEPCQPVLVKTPPAGPDWLHEIKHDGYRAISVVDRGAVKIFTRRGHDWADRMSGIREALASLKVRSAVIDGEVVMMGDDGVADFFALHAALTRREAPGAVLIAFDALHLDGEDLRGRALEERRAILAKLLRKPKHQLQFSEEIAGEGREALRAACDMGLEGIVSKRRGLPYRSGKTDAWRKSRCTQVENFAVIGAGPPARAPVRSLRLARLVAGSLVPCGWAGSGLSERDGRDLRMALDAGRPVVAEIEYRGMTPAGDLRHPVVKACRAG, encoded by the coding sequence ATGGCGAGGCTGCCTAAGAAACCGCGCGTCCTTCGTCGCAAGATCGACGAGGCATCGCGTGTCGCTAGCCGCACGATCGCCCGGCACCAGGATCTGCGACAGGGCGGACCATTGGACGTTTCCCCGACCTGGATCGAGCCATGCCAGCCCGTGCTCGTAAAGACGCCCCCCGCCGGCCCCGACTGGCTCCACGAGATCAAGCATGACGGCTACCGAGCAATCTCGGTTGTCGATCGCGGGGCGGTCAAGATCTTCACCAGGCGTGGGCATGACTGGGCAGATCGGATGTCGGGGATCCGAGAAGCGCTTGCGAGCCTGAAGGTGCGCTCCGCTGTGATCGATGGCGAGGTGGTGATGATGGGCGATGACGGCGTTGCGGACTTCTTCGCGTTGCACGCCGCTCTGACGCGCCGTGAGGCGCCAGGCGCCGTCCTGATTGCCTTCGACGCTCTACATCTTGATGGTGAGGATCTGCGCGGCCGCGCGCTCGAGGAGCGGCGCGCCATCCTGGCGAAGCTTCTGCGGAAGCCAAAGCACCAATTGCAGTTCTCCGAAGAAATCGCCGGAGAGGGGAGAGAGGCGCTGCGCGCCGCGTGCGATATGGGTCTCGAGGGGATCGTTTCGAAGCGCCGCGGCTTGCCCTACCGGTCGGGCAAGACCGACGCCTGGCGCAAGTCGCGTTGCACGCAGGTCGAGAATTTCGCGGTGATTGGTGCGGGCCCTCCTGCCCGGGCGCCCGTGCGCTCCCTGCGGCTCGCGAGGCTCGTGGCAGGCTCGCTCGTGCCCTGCGGCTGGGCCGGTTCGGGGCTCTCAGAACGCGATGGGCGAGATCTCCGTATGGCGCTCGACGCGGGCCGGCCGGTGGTCGCCGAGATCGAGTATCGTGGGATGACGCCGGCGGGCGACCTGCGCCACCCGGTCGTCAAGGCGTGTCGCGCAGGGTGA